A DNA window from Niabella yanshanensis contains the following coding sequences:
- a CDS encoding DEAD/DEAH box helicase, translated as MALPHILKHVYTNGTDEVIRRGKKTHALGFVELVEFDKLTGNIVFRVKDDTYSSFYKVYIQKYSDPKQISLRCTCPYNLGDICKHEVASLFQLQELLDKGQLGDEEVYYDQRHTVVKLRNFDLRSLRALCSSESFNDAEKFLQKKKVKIISAKDETVKANVVLPDKDYTVVIRKNDERNFDTSCEYEDTEFPLCLPKVMVFMQLIKQHGADYFDTIRNRDVEKNKLLEAYGYSLADDLKGKFEFVFKDGKPFLRVLDVKIKRVNTPGALVPKPVVAQQTAEKTPEADIVVESVQQPATRLGFVLNFNKKTYPYFLIDTVIGEPNEEQNGFAGKVELLDIAKYIDTANYDPADVALLNNVRKLQDAELKKYIIRNTPFTDSLEEPALNGELDEEQQKLAAEYLLPRIKKLLADGGENPLAFILPAGKKFITQNLQSVDAMDTPASIEFFIDKNGDEFTCECLVRTRGMVHGIEENEAPTSLVYVYNHQLFAMPDADTVALVQPFTRDGKITMSLEEWPFRLHEFILPLSKDYKTDFDPSLLQTIKGAEPEVKLFLTERGDYLVFKPVFSYKGHETSAAGKQVMLIPEGGKVLAIHRNKEKEEAFVQRLQNLHSNFVVNEDDGTLALKGVEILKENWFFLFVDAMKEMQVPVFGHEALRNFRFNTAKPQTKIFISSNTDWFDAKVDIMFGEQKVSIAEVKRALAAKQQYVQLNDGTLGILPDEWLKKYALLFRVGEGSNNKLKLSQYHKNVIDELFELKNEEELQFELEEKYNRLKDFEKIYEVDAPEHLQPILRPYQLAGFQWLNYLQHINWGGILADDMGLGKTIQALSFLQHYKNNHPDMKALVVCPTTLIYNWENEIKKFAPSITYCIHHGSTRTRSSDEIMKHDITITTYGTLRSDIKLFLNVKFDYLVLDESQAIKNPSSKVTRAASLLNSKHRLCMSGTPLQNNTFDIYAQMNFLNPGMLGSMEFFRQEFAIPIDKLGEQERKEHLRKILYPFILRRTKEQVAKDLPEKQEMILWCEMGDEQRRIYDAYRNDYRDKILGTIDNQGLGKSQLTILQGLMKLRQICDSPAILNEEDVFENHSIKIEELAREITEDMSDHKALVFSQFLGMLGLIRQKLDELGVKYEYFDGSTSAPDREKAIQNFQKNDEVRVFLISLKAGGVGLNLTAADYVYIVDPWWNPAVEQQAIDRTHRIGQTKNIFAYRMICKDTIEDKILKLQEKKKALAKDLISDESGFVKSLTKEDVEYLFS; from the coding sequence TTGGCATTACCCCATATTTTAAAGCACGTTTATACCAACGGAACGGATGAAGTGATCAGGCGCGGAAAGAAAACCCATGCATTGGGTTTTGTGGAGCTGGTGGAATTTGACAAACTAACCGGAAATATTGTTTTTCGTGTAAAAGATGACACTTACAGTAGTTTCTATAAAGTGTATATTCAAAAGTACAGCGACCCCAAACAGATATCCTTACGCTGCACCTGCCCGTACAACCTGGGAGATATTTGCAAACACGAAGTAGCGTCTCTCTTCCAACTGCAGGAGCTTTTAGATAAAGGTCAGTTAGGCGATGAGGAAGTGTATTACGATCAGCGTCACACGGTAGTAAAGCTACGTAATTTCGATCTTCGCTCTTTAAGAGCCCTTTGCAGCAGCGAAAGCTTTAATGATGCAGAGAAGTTTTTGCAGAAAAAGAAAGTAAAAATTATTTCGGCCAAGGACGAAACCGTAAAGGCCAACGTGGTATTGCCCGATAAGGACTATACAGTGGTTATCCGCAAGAACGACGAGAGAAATTTTGATACCAGTTGCGAATATGAAGATACGGAGTTCCCGCTTTGTTTACCCAAGGTGATGGTCTTTATGCAATTGATCAAGCAGCATGGCGCCGACTATTTCGATACTATTCGCAATCGTGATGTTGAAAAGAACAAACTGCTCGAAGCCTATGGTTACTCATTGGCCGACGACCTGAAAGGTAAATTCGAGTTTGTATTTAAAGATGGCAAACCCTTTTTGCGGGTTTTGGATGTGAAGATCAAAAGAGTGAATACTCCGGGAGCCCTGGTTCCAAAACCAGTGGTGGCTCAGCAAACAGCCGAAAAAACACCGGAAGCAGATATCGTCGTAGAATCTGTTCAACAGCCGGCAACCAGGCTTGGGTTTGTATTGAATTTTAATAAAAAAACCTACCCCTATTTTTTGATTGATACCGTGATCGGGGAACCTAACGAAGAGCAAAATGGTTTTGCAGGAAAAGTAGAGTTGCTTGACATTGCCAAGTATATTGATACCGCCAATTACGACCCTGCAGACGTAGCGCTTTTAAACAACGTACGAAAACTTCAGGATGCCGAGCTTAAAAAATATATTATTCGCAATACACCGTTTACTGATTCGTTGGAAGAGCCTGCTCTTAACGGAGAACTGGACGAAGAGCAGCAAAAATTAGCTGCGGAGTATTTATTACCGCGTATCAAAAAGTTACTGGCAGATGGTGGTGAGAATCCATTGGCTTTTATATTACCTGCCGGTAAAAAGTTCATCACGCAAAATCTTCAAAGCGTTGATGCAATGGACACACCCGCCTCCATTGAGTTTTTTATAGATAAGAATGGCGATGAGTTCACCTGCGAATGCCTGGTGCGCACCCGTGGTATGGTGCATGGTATTGAAGAGAATGAAGCGCCAACATCTTTAGTGTATGTATACAACCACCAGTTGTTTGCTATGCCTGATGCGGATACCGTTGCACTGGTGCAGCCGTTTACACGGGATGGAAAAATTACCATGTCATTGGAAGAATGGCCGTTCAGATTGCATGAGTTTATTCTGCCATTATCAAAAGATTATAAGACCGATTTCGATCCTTCGCTTTTACAAACCATCAAAGGCGCAGAGCCGGAAGTAAAGCTGTTTTTAACCGAAAGAGGCGACTACCTTGTTTTCAAGCCGGTCTTTTCCTATAAAGGCCATGAAACCAGCGCTGCAGGCAAACAGGTGATGTTAATTCCTGAAGGAGGAAAAGTGCTGGCCATCCATCGTAATAAAGAGAAGGAAGAGGCATTTGTACAAAGACTGCAAAACCTGCACTCCAATTTTGTCGTTAACGAAGACGATGGCACCCTGGCACTAAAAGGTGTAGAAATATTAAAAGAGAACTGGTTCTTTTTGTTTGTAGATGCGATGAAGGAAATGCAGGTGCCTGTATTTGGACACGAAGCACTGCGTAACTTCCGCTTTAACACTGCTAAACCCCAAACCAAGATCTTCATCAGCAGCAATACCGATTGGTTTGATGCCAAAGTGGATATCATGTTTGGCGAGCAAAAAGTATCTATTGCTGAAGTAAAAAGGGCCCTTGCCGCCAAACAGCAATACGTGCAGTTAAACGATGGAACCCTGGGTATTTTACCCGACGAGTGGCTGAAAAAATATGCCTTGCTGTTCAGGGTAGGAGAGGGCTCCAATAATAAATTAAAACTTTCGCAGTATCATAAAAATGTAATAGACGAGCTTTTTGAATTAAAAAATGAAGAAGAGCTGCAGTTTGAGCTGGAAGAAAAATATAACCGTCTTAAAGATTTTGAAAAGATCTACGAGGTAGATGCGCCTGAGCACCTGCAACCCATTTTAAGACCTTACCAGTTAGCGGGCTTTCAATGGCTGAACTACCTGCAACATATTAATTGGGGCGGTATCCTGGCCGATGATATGGGTTTGGGTAAAACCATCCAGGCTTTGTCCTTCCTGCAACATTACAAGAACAATCACCCGGATATGAAAGCGCTGGTGGTTTGTCCTACTACGCTTATTTATAACTGGGAGAATGAGATCAAGAAATTTGCGCCATCTATAACTTATTGTATCCATCATGGCAGCACCAGAACCCGGAGCTCTGATGAGATCATGAAGCATGATATTACCATCACTACCTACGGTACCTTAAGAAGTGATATCAAGCTGTTCCTCAATGTTAAGTTCGATTACCTGGTATTGGATGAAAGCCAGGCGATAAAGAACCCATCGAGTAAGGTAACCCGGGCGGCATCCCTGCTCAATTCCAAGCACCGCTTATGCATGAGTGGTACGCCGTTACAAAATAATACATTCGATATTTATGCCCAGATGAATTTCTTAAACCCGGGAATGCTGGGTAGCATGGAGTTCTTCAGACAGGAATTTGCCATCCCGATCGATAAATTAGGAGAGCAGGAAAGAAAGGAGCACCTGAGAAAGATTTTGTATCCGTTTATCCTACGCCGTACCAAAGAGCAGGTGGCTAAAGATCTGCCGGAAAAGCAGGAGATGATCCTCTGGTGCGAAATGGGAGATGAGCAGCGCCGTATTTACGATGCCTACCGCAACGATTACCGCGATAAGATCTTAGGCACCATCGATAACCAGGGGCTGGGTAAATCACAGTTAACTATTTTGCAGGGCTTAATGAAGCTGCGCCAGATATGCGATTCTCCGGCAATCTTAAATGAGGAAGATGTTTTTGAGAATCATTCTATAAAGATCGAAGAGCTGGCGAGAGAGATCACCGAAGATATGAGCGATCATAAAGCGCTGGTGTTTTCACAGTTCCTGGGCATGCTCGGACTGATTCGTCAGAAGCTGGATGAGCTGGGCGTAAAATATGAATACTTTGACGGTAGCACTTCAGCGCCTGACCGGGAAAAGGCGATACAGAATTTCCAGAAGAATGATGAAGTGCGGGTATTCCTGATTTCATTGAAAGCAGGGGGTGTCGGCTTGAATCTTACAGCCGCAGACTATGTATATATCGTAGATCCGTGGTGGAACCCGGCGGTAGAGCAACAGGCCATTGACCGAACGCACCGTATCGGGCAAACCAAGAATATTTTCGCTTACCGGATGATCTGTAAAGACACGATCGAGGATAAGATACTGAAGCTGCAGGAGAAGAAGAAAGCATTAGCAAAAGACCTGATCTCTGATGAATCAGGATTTGTGAAGTCATTGACCAAAGAAGATGTAGAGTATTTGTTTAGTTAG
- a CDS encoding tetratricopeptide repeat protein: MTNFEKIEAYTEGWMSEPERAAFELELQTDAQLKRDYDDWLEADDILKRHIGNESNIAGLKQILNPLTQQHFKTGNAPKSKVVSIKKYVMAAIAAAAIFILYLSLPGGLDNYTVPNMPQAVVRGSEELSNKGALLFNEGKYEEALPLLKAQASSDPQDATTHFFYAVSLVKVKKFEDALVVLKPLSKGESAYKEDAAFFAALSAYQLNRKSDALAFAEKVTERSVYYRPSQKIIKKCR, translated from the coding sequence ATGACCAATTTTGAAAAAATAGAAGCCTACACAGAAGGGTGGATGAGTGAACCGGAGCGTGCTGCTTTTGAATTGGAGTTGCAAACCGATGCTCAATTGAAGCGGGACTATGACGACTGGTTAGAGGCGGATGATATTTTAAAACGCCATATCGGTAACGAGTCAAATATTGCGGGTCTAAAACAAATTCTAAATCCGCTTACACAACAACATTTTAAAACAGGGAACGCACCTAAATCAAAAGTAGTTTCTATCAAAAAATATGTGATGGCTGCTATTGCTGCCGCAGCAATATTTATTCTTTATCTTTCTTTACCAGGCGGACTAGACAATTACACGGTCCCCAATATGCCGCAGGCAGTAGTAAGAGGCTCAGAAGAGTTATCTAATAAAGGCGCTCTGTTATTTAATGAAGGAAAATATGAAGAAGCATTACCATTGCTGAAAGCACAGGCTTCATCCGACCCTCAGGATGCTACAACGCATTTCTTTTATGCCGTTAGCCTGGTGAAGGTCAAAAAATTTGAGGATGCTCTGGTTGTATTAAAGCCGCTTTCGAAAGGAGAATCGGCTTATAAAGAAGATGCTGCATTTTTTGCCGCTTTATCTGCTTATCAACTCAACCGGAAATCCGACGCATTAGCATTTGCTGAAAAAGTAACGGAGCGCAGCGTTTATTACCGGCCTTCTCAAAAGATCATTAAAAAGTGCCGTTAG
- a CDS encoding 2-phosphosulfolactate phosphatase — protein MSQKPTLYTSLSPALLHLYDVKDTVVVVIDVFRATSTIAAALYNGAQYIIPVDAVPRAVEISREVGGIAAGERDGKLAEGLSHGNSPLEYTKDFIENKILVLTTTNGTRLLHMALANGADDIVTGSFPNLSSICNYLVKQGKNVILACAGWKDRFNIEDTLFAGAVIDKVKEHFTIHCDSSLMAHNLYTQNQSDLLKFAENLTHYHRLVNRFGYIDDIEFCLTADVADVLPLYKEEKLIRG, from the coding sequence ATGTCTCAAAAACCTACACTTTATACGTCCCTGTCTCCTGCGCTTTTACATTTATACGATGTGAAAGATACGGTGGTGGTGGTGATCGATGTTTTTCGTGCTACGTCTACCATTGCGGCCGCCTTATATAATGGGGCACAATATATCATACCGGTAGATGCTGTACCCAGGGCAGTAGAGATCAGCAGGGAAGTGGGCGGTATTGCAGCGGGAGAGCGTGATGGAAAACTGGCTGAAGGCTTAAGCCATGGTAACTCCCCGTTAGAGTACACCAAAGATTTTATTGAGAACAAAATTCTCGTGCTCACTACCACCAATGGCACCAGGCTATTGCATATGGCGCTGGCCAACGGTGCTGATGATATTGTTACCGGTTCGTTTCCTAACCTAAGCTCTATTTGTAATTACCTGGTAAAACAAGGCAAGAACGTTATCCTGGCCTGTGCCGGATGGAAAGACCGTTTTAATATAGAAGATACGCTGTTTGCCGGGGCGGTTATTGATAAGGTAAAAGAGCACTTTACCATTCACTGCGACAGTTCGTTAATGGCCCACAACCTTTATACACAAAACCAATCTGATCTTTTAAAGTTTGCTGAAAATCTTACGCATTACCATCGCCTGGTAAACCGTTTCGGCTATATTGATGATATTGAGTTTTGTCTGACGGCTGATGTGGCGGATGTATTGCCCCTGTATAAAGAAGAAAAGCTAATAAGAGGATAA
- a CDS encoding PKD domain-containing protein, with translation MKYFYTFLLLIHSFTTIAQQADSTIIATTDSSNRVSFSIKLPALTQIPGAPAPFYTYLWDFGDGHFSTAENPQHIYAKADTYNVLLYAVNNYDDGRKPQRKTQKIKVNRSSPIKDNMASVAEKDFFKANGMFELKYNCMARPNDTMVLIVGWRNTEVQQQKGRLYLMLNEKQFDQTCFDTSDFRSYNSAAPLMTFTKTTGIPMLQSDLLVTESGSPASNFPVTVKAAATGALFANTTALYKNVYSADIENTPAGDARFSFLQLRVTPEMIKDTNATLTITGVYVPEKGKPVMHKLSVPVVNSHDPNKMNIKGGRISYRFLKKYKPLNYKVRFQNNGKGPARKIALDMTMAGVLNPETIQVTDMSPFCQPCDSLTKEKRGCWEIVKNEKGAIFTFHGIYLAGTNQKGVEDKDSTKGFLEFSIVTHKKLENKPFRSRTAIYFDKNEPVITNYATGRFKKSPSPVFMAGYEQAFGSGAATSNGIVTGVGVAPLAPYLPYLQLELYYKQGLKTMGAHITGIERPGVIRINDRQEYGYKTFDSSRTHTISQLRLVPLQLRHNIGDYFSIGAGAAVTADMGGKIESENAYHITGANGVAVEPYKIAQTGNIKPFSNWRFQPFVDLQAGKVKLGPHLGIRYYYNGNNNSFGYIYAGWRF, from the coding sequence GTGAAATATTTTTATACTTTTTTATTACTGATTCATTCTTTTACAACGATAGCCCAACAGGCTGACAGTACCATTATTGCCACCACCGACAGCAGTAACCGGGTCTCTTTTTCTATAAAGCTCCCCGCGCTTACCCAGATACCCGGCGCGCCGGCACCTTTTTATACCTACCTCTGGGATTTTGGCGATGGTCATTTCAGCACTGCCGAAAACCCTCAGCATATATATGCAAAAGCAGATACTTATAATGTATTATTATATGCGGTTAACAACTATGATGATGGACGGAAGCCTCAGCGAAAAACGCAAAAAATAAAGGTCAACAGATCATCACCCATAAAAGATAATATGGCATCCGTTGCAGAAAAGGATTTTTTTAAGGCTAATGGTATGTTTGAGTTAAAATATAATTGCATGGCCAGGCCTAACGATACGATGGTGCTGATTGTTGGATGGAGAAATACTGAAGTTCAACAACAAAAGGGCCGCCTCTACCTGATGCTCAATGAAAAGCAGTTCGACCAGACCTGCTTCGATACTTCTGATTTTAGATCCTATAATAGTGCGGCGCCCTTAATGACTTTTACCAAAACCACCGGGATCCCTATGCTGCAATCTGATCTGCTGGTTACCGAAAGTGGCAGCCCCGCTTCTAATTTTCCTGTAACAGTGAAAGCTGCGGCTACAGGCGCTTTATTCGCCAATACTACGGCATTGTACAAAAATGTATACAGTGCGGATATTGAGAATACGCCCGCGGGTGACGCCCGGTTTTCTTTTTTGCAATTGCGTGTTACTCCCGAAATGATTAAGGACACAAATGCAACGCTTACTATAACGGGTGTATACGTTCCGGAAAAAGGCAAGCCCGTTATGCATAAACTTAGCGTTCCGGTGGTCAACTCACACGATCCTAATAAAATGAATATTAAAGGCGGGCGAATCAGCTATCGTTTTTTGAAAAAGTACAAACCCTTAAATTATAAAGTCCGTTTTCAAAACAACGGGAAGGGCCCGGCGAGAAAAATCGCATTGGACATGACAATGGCCGGTGTTTTAAATCCGGAAACGATACAGGTTACGGACATGTCGCCTTTTTGTCAGCCCTGCGATAGTTTGACAAAAGAAAAGCGGGGATGCTGGGAAATCGTGAAAAATGAAAAAGGGGCGATCTTCACATTTCATGGCATATACCTGGCGGGTACCAATCAGAAAGGAGTGGAGGACAAAGACAGTACTAAGGGATTCCTGGAGTTCAGTATCGTTACACACAAAAAACTGGAGAACAAACCTTTTAGATCCCGCACTGCTATTTACTTTGATAAGAACGAGCCGGTAATCACTAATTATGCAACAGGCCGGTTTAAAAAAAGTCCTTCTCCCGTTTTTATGGCTGGGTACGAGCAGGCATTCGGCTCGGGCGCTGCAACCAGCAATGGTATTGTCACTGGCGTGGGTGTGGCGCCATTGGCGCCTTATCTTCCTTACCTGCAATTGGAGCTGTATTATAAGCAGGGATTAAAAACTATGGGAGCCCATATTACCGGCATAGAGCGCCCTGGAGTTATTAGAATAAACGACCGGCAGGAATATGGGTATAAAACCTTCGATTCTTCCCGTACACATACCATAAGCCAGCTTAGGCTGGTGCCGTTGCAGCTGCGACACAATATCGGCGATTATTTTTCCATCGGTGCCGGTGCTGCGGTAACTGCAGATATGGGCGGAAAGATAGAATCGGAAAATGCCTACCATATTACGGGAGCTAACGGGGTGGCTGTGGAGCCGTATAAAATAGCACAGACGGGAAATATTAAACCCTTTAGCAACTGGCGTTTCCAGCCCTTTGTTGATTTGCAGGCAGGAAAGGTGAAGCTGGGACCTCACCTCGGGATACGGTATTATTATAATGGTAACAATAATAGTTTCGGATATATATATGCAGGATGGCGTTTTTAA
- a CDS encoding RNA polymerase sigma factor: protein MHADQQYINALRLHSSQQIEEIYRNFAPGIKSFLVSKGASPEEAGDIFQEAIIDVYRLAQNKNFILTCPLEAFLLLICKRKWINQVEKNKRQGVTKPVDDGYTWVASKDDEVAAFHAATLEKEEIVVAMLQQISDRCREIIIASYADKSQQQLADELGVSYAYLRKKKSLCMAELISLVRNNKNHAA from the coding sequence TTGCACGCCGATCAGCAATATATCAACGCCCTCAGGCTACATAGCTCCCAACAAATAGAGGAGATCTACAGGAATTTTGCGCCTGGTATTAAAAGCTTTTTAGTGTCAAAAGGAGCCAGCCCGGAGGAAGCGGGTGATATCTTCCAGGAAGCTATTATTGATGTGTACAGGCTGGCTCAAAATAAAAATTTTATCCTCACCTGTCCGCTGGAAGCGTTCCTGTTGCTGATCTGTAAAAGAAAATGGATCAACCAGGTAGAAAAAAATAAAAGACAGGGGGTAACAAAACCGGTGGATGATGGATATACCTGGGTGGCCAGCAAAGATGATGAGGTGGCTGCCTTTCACGCAGCCACCTTAGAAAAGGAAGAAATAGTAGTTGCAATGCTTCAGCAAATAAGTGACCGGTGCCGTGAAATTATCATTGCCAGTTATGCAGATAAGTCTCAGCAGCAACTGGCCGATGAGCTGGGTGTAAGTTACGCCTACCTGCGGAAGAAGAAATCTTTATGCATGGCAGAATTGATATCATTGGTACGAAATAATAAAAATCATGCAGCATGA
- the gcvT gene encoding glycine cleavage system aminomethyltransferase GcvT, whose protein sequence is MKQTPFTQKHIDLGAKMAEFAGYNMPISYSSINEEHHTVRKNAGVFDVSHMGEFILKGENALDLIQKVTTNDAAKLKNGQAQYSTLTNEQGGIVDDLIVYCIEENNPPAGRAGVYMLVVNAANIDKDWNWVSQHNTDDVEMHNISEKTALLAIQGPQATAILQPLTDIDILNLKYYTFAKGNFAGVPNVLISATGYTGAGGVEIYFEDKDGAAEKIWNAIFEAGTPKGLKPIGLAARDTLRLEMGYSLYGNDLDDTTSPLEAGLGWVTKFTKNFTAKELLQQQKAEGVKRRLVGFELADKGIPRQGYEIVDGAGNTIGVVTSGTQSPTLGKAIGLGYVQTGNTAIGSGIFIKVRDKQLAATIVKMPFV, encoded by the coding sequence ATGAAACAGACTCCGTTTACACAGAAACACATTGACCTGGGTGCAAAAATGGCCGAATTTGCCGGCTACAATATGCCGATCAGCTATAGCAGTATTAATGAAGAGCATCACACCGTAAGAAAAAATGCAGGTGTTTTTGATGTGAGTCATATGGGCGAGTTTATTTTAAAAGGAGAAAATGCCTTAGACCTGATACAAAAAGTAACAACCAACGATGCGGCTAAACTAAAGAACGGCCAGGCTCAATATAGTACGCTCACCAATGAGCAGGGAGGAATTGTTGATGATCTGATCGTCTATTGTATTGAAGAAAATAACCCGCCTGCCGGACGGGCAGGAGTTTATATGCTGGTGGTGAATGCTGCCAACATCGATAAAGACTGGAACTGGGTGTCTCAGCATAATACAGATGATGTGGAAATGCACAATATTTCTGAAAAAACAGCATTACTGGCCATCCAGGGTCCGCAGGCAACCGCTATTTTGCAACCGCTTACAGACATAGACATCCTAAACCTTAAATATTACACTTTTGCAAAAGGAAATTTTGCCGGCGTACCCAATGTATTGATAAGTGCTACCGGGTATACCGGGGCAGGAGGTGTAGAGATCTATTTTGAGGATAAAGACGGCGCCGCTGAAAAGATCTGGAACGCTATTTTTGAAGCAGGTACTCCCAAAGGTTTAAAACCCATTGGTTTGGCTGCACGTGATACTTTAAGATTGGAAATGGGCTACAGCTTATATGGGAACGATCTGGATGATACCACGAGTCCTTTAGAAGCCGGCCTGGGCTGGGTGACCAAATTCACCAAAAACTTTACAGCAAAAGAATTATTACAGCAGCAAAAAGCAGAAGGCGTTAAACGTCGACTGGTGGGGTTTGAGCTGGCAGATAAAGGCATTCCCCGTCAGGGTTACGAGATTGTAGATGGGGCCGGCAACACCATTGGTGTGGTTACATCAGGCACCCAATCGCCCACTTTAGGAAAAGCAATTGGCCTGGGATATGTACAAACGGGCAATACTGCCATTGGTTCCGGTATTTTCATAAAAGTTCGCGACAAACAGCTGGCAGCTACAATAGTTAAAATGCCATTTGTTTAA
- a CDS encoding serine hydrolase, with amino-acid sequence MKKLELTGLFFIFFTMVQAQTKNSSWLKHQLRSNASPLLTKVLNQPDTFRYQIIYTKIDRDRKNSPKFANFYLNVNEDSYFYPASMVKLPTALAALEKISALKDKGIDKYTAMLTDSSYTVQTAVNADATSATRLPSIDHYIKKIFVVSDNDAYNRLYEFCGQQYLNETLWKKGYKNMRITRRFVKMTAEENRHTNAIRFQKEGKTVYTQEPATSNATFDFSREILIGKAHLDQDDQLVNAPYDFTTHNKATLTDLQQMMQSVLFPGSVPESRQFNLTADDYKNLYQYMSEKPSESRFPSYDTTAFFDSYTKFFFFRDGKQKIPDHIRSFNKTGWSHGFLTDVCYIVDFKNNLEFMLSACIYVNEDQVLNDNKYEYIETGYPFFREVGKKIYEYELNRKRKVVPDLNKWKLMYD; translated from the coding sequence ATGAAAAAGCTTGAACTCACTGGTTTATTCTTCATCTTTTTTACAATGGTGCAGGCACAAACAAAAAATAGCTCATGGCTGAAGCACCAACTCAGATCTAATGCTTCTCCGTTATTAACTAAGGTTTTGAATCAACCTGATACATTTAGATACCAAATCATTTACACCAAAATTGACCGGGATAGAAAAAATTCGCCCAAATTCGCTAATTTTTATCTAAACGTTAATGAGGATTCCTATTTCTACCCTGCATCCATGGTAAAGCTACCCACAGCGTTAGCCGCTTTGGAAAAGATAAGCGCATTAAAAGATAAAGGGATTGACAAATACACGGCAATGCTTACCGATAGCAGTTACACTGTTCAAACCGCGGTTAACGCCGATGCAACATCTGCTACGAGGCTACCCTCTATCGACCACTATATAAAGAAAATATTTGTGGTGAGCGATAATGACGCCTATAACCGCTTGTACGAGTTTTGCGGCCAGCAATATTTAAATGAAACGCTTTGGAAAAAAGGTTATAAGAACATGCGCATTACCCGGCGGTTTGTGAAAATGACCGCAGAAGAAAACCGTCATACCAATGCGATACGTTTCCAAAAGGAAGGTAAGACCGTTTATACGCAAGAGCCCGCTACCAGTAACGCAACTTTTGATTTTAGCAGGGAAATATTGATCGGTAAAGCGCACCTGGACCAGGATGATCAACTGGTCAATGCACCTTATGATTTTACAACCCATAACAAAGCCACCTTAACCGACTTACAGCAAATGATGCAGTCGGTTTTATTTCCAGGTTCGGTTCCCGAAAGCCGGCAGTTTAATCTTACTGCAGATGATTATAAGAACTTATACCAGTACATGTCGGAAAAGCCTTCTGAAAGCCGGTTTCCATCATACGACACAACAGCATTTTTTGACAGCTACACCAAGTTTTTTTTCTTTAGGGATGGAAAGCAAAAGATACCGGATCACATACGAAGCTTCAATAAGACGGGCTGGAGTCACGGCTTCCTGACAGATGTTTGCTATATCGTCGATTTTAAAAACAACCTGGAATTTATGCTAAGCGCCTGCATTTACGTAAACGAAGACCAGGTGCTCAACGATAATAAGTATGAGTATATAGAAACGGGTTATCCCTTTTTCAGGGAGGTGGGAAAAAAAATTTACGAATATGAATTAAATAGAAAAAGAAAAGTAGTGCCCGATCTTAACAAATGGAAACTAATGTATGATTAA